A region from the Planctomycetaceae bacterium genome encodes:
- a CDS encoding PEP-CTERM sorting domain-containing protein encodes MKTKVRKVGLLAMLLFCVCVIAGQSFGSVIYSDSFESYTVGAKTPAPWDGWYTSNNFVSNAAAKTGSQCVSLQSGGSIGRDADISSIVDGKGTVTLSFKDNGWGSPGFMMYISDMDNWGVGATYTRVYVGYWGGITAYSNNNPNAGISLCSGSLIQNQNWNTISVSYDLTAGTYDVMCNGTLIGDGLALYNTPDPTSTATILRARIDDWNGANANIHTYVDDWSLSTVPEPATICLLGLGLMIFRKSRNS; translated from the coding sequence ATGAAGACGAAAGTAAGAAAAGTTGGTTTGTTAGCAATGTTATTGTTCTGTGTATGTGTAATCGCAGGACAGAGTTTTGGTAGTGTTATTTACAGCGACAGCTTTGAAAGTTACACAGTTGGAGCAAAGACACCGGCACCATGGGATGGCTGGTACACAAGTAACAACTTTGTTTCCAATGCTGCGGCTAAGACCGGCAGCCAGTGTGTGTCTCTGCAATCAGGCGGGTCGATAGGTCGGGATGCCGATATAAGCTCGATTGTTGATGGGAAGGGCACCGTTACTCTTTCTTTCAAAGACAATGGATGGGGCAGCCCGGGCTTTATGATGTACATAAGCGATATGGATAATTGGGGAGTTGGTGCGACGTATACACGAGTGTATGTCGGCTACTGGGGCGGTATTACCGCTTATTCCAACAACAACCCTAATGCCGGGATTTCATTGTGTTCAGGGAGTCTCATTCAAAATCAAAACTGGAATACCATATCAGTTTCTTATGACCTTACCGCAGGGACATACGATGTGATGTGCAACGGAACACTTATAGGCGACGGACTTGCACTGTATAACACACCCGATCCGACAAGTACCGCGACGATACTGCGGGCGCGCATTGACGATTGGAACGGAGCTAACGCAAATATCCATACTTATGTTGACGACTGGTCTTTGTCAACTGTTCCTGAGCCTGCAACTATTTGCCTGCTGGGGCTTGGATTAATGATCTTTCGCAAAAGCAGAAATAGTTAG
- a CDS encoding prepilin-type N-terminal cleavage/methylation domain-containing protein encodes MSNRKGFTLVELLVVISIIALLLAVLIPSLSQARQQGQSLVCRSNLKQLGSAAFLWAEDNGGWAVASSWFYPKVMWNKSNPSSLEPYTASNKTGVANGTDNVKVNSVYACPAARREEFSKISFLAIDRSLRWTYGVNSWMVIDASWQGYPGNKPEPGPPGPMAYAGPIIDRARNEGIYTYLHGSTKLITVRQPANTVYFTDFDYCIVQDFMYNPAKGKTKTWEKYGKHAARWHARKAGQDWGYGNMVWLDGRATKEPSDFTKAPGPTDKEQRWRFYFYNH; translated from the coding sequence ATGTCTAATAGAAAAGGTTTCACGCTGGTGGAGTTGCTGGTTGTAATTTCGATTATAGCCCTTTTATTGGCAGTGCTAATACCTTCGCTGTCGCAGGCTCGTCAACAAGGCCAATCACTTGTTTGCAGGAGCAATCTTAAGCAATTGGGCTCTGCGGCCTTTCTGTGGGCGGAAGATAACGGCGGCTGGGCGGTTGCTTCATCATGGTTTTATCCCAAGGTAATGTGGAATAAGTCTAACCCCTCATCTCTGGAACCTTATACAGCATCCAATAAAACGGGCGTTGCGAATGGAACCGACAATGTGAAAGTAAATAGCGTATACGCGTGTCCTGCCGCGAGAAGAGAAGAGTTTAGTAAAATTAGTTTTCTTGCCATTGATCGCAGTTTAAGATGGACATACGGTGTTAACAGTTGGATGGTTATTGATGCTTCGTGGCAGGGGTATCCTGGTAATAAGCCAGAACCGGGGCCGCCGGGACCAATGGCTTATGCGGGTCCGATCATAGACCGTGCAAGGAACGAGGGTATTTATACATATCTCCATGGGTCGACCAAGCTTATTACCGTTCGTCAGCCGGCCAATACGGTCTATTTCACTGATTTCGACTATTGCATCGTGCAGGATTTTATGTACAACCCTGCAAAGGGCAAAACGAAGACATGGGAGAAATATGGTAAGCATGCTGCCAGATGGCACGCAAGAAAAGCGGGCCAGGACTGGGGATATGGGAATATGGTTTGGCTGGATGGTCGAGCAACCAAAGAACCTTCCGATTTTACAAAAGCCCCCGGGCCGACAGATAAGGAACAACGCTGGAGATTTTATTTTTACAATCATTGA